A part of Streptomyces sp. NBC_00557 genomic DNA contains:
- a CDS encoding DMT family transporter: MTTSHTAAGLPVGRGLLYLFITGAAWGTAGAAASLVYRASDMGAFALSFWRCALGLVLLLAGRGLRPWTRPATAEPLVRRAGRVLATGLGLAVFQTAYFAAVESTGLAVATVVTLGAGPVLIALGARLLLGERLGAGGISAVGGALAGLAVLTFGGSTATVRPAGVLLALLSAAGYGAMTLLTRWWGRGGGADASGTTVGAFAVTGLCLLPFALHEGLLPHTAHPARLLWLMVYIAAVPTALAYALYFAGAAVVRSATVSVIMLLEPVTAAVLAVALLGERLTATTAAGTLLLLGAVAGLAVSEARDGREPAPVHLPETQRDFR; encoded by the coding sequence TTGACGACGTCACACACTGCCGCCGGCCTGCCCGTCGGGCGCGGCCTGCTCTACCTGTTCATCACCGGTGCCGCCTGGGGCACCGCCGGCGCCGCCGCCTCGCTGGTCTACCGGGCCAGTGACATGGGCGCCTTCGCCCTGTCCTTCTGGCGCTGCGCGCTGGGGCTGGTCCTGCTCCTCGCCGGACGCGGACTGCGTCCGTGGACCCGTCCGGCGACCGCTGAGCCCCTGGTCCGGCGGGCCGGCCGGGTGCTGGCCACCGGCCTCGGTCTGGCGGTGTTCCAGACCGCCTACTTCGCGGCCGTGGAGTCGACCGGCCTGGCCGTCGCCACGGTCGTCACCCTCGGCGCGGGCCCCGTCCTCATCGCGCTCGGCGCCCGGCTGCTGCTGGGCGAACGGCTCGGCGCCGGCGGGATCTCGGCCGTCGGCGGGGCCCTCGCCGGGCTGGCCGTGCTCACCTTCGGCGGCTCGACGGCGACCGTACGGCCGGCCGGAGTGCTCCTCGCGCTGCTGTCGGCCGCGGGCTACGGCGCCATGACCCTGCTGACCCGCTGGTGGGGGAGGGGCGGCGGCGCCGACGCCTCCGGCACCACCGTGGGCGCGTTCGCGGTGACCGGCCTGTGCCTGCTGCCGTTCGCCCTGCACGAGGGCCTGCTGCCGCACACCGCCCATCCGGCGCGGCTGCTGTGGCTGATGGTGTACATCGCCGCCGTGCCCACGGCCCTCGCATACGCCCTGTACTTCGCCGGGGCGGCCGTCGTACGGTCCGCGACGGTCTCCGTGATCATGCTGCTGGAGCCGGTCACCGCGGCCGTGCTCGCCGTCGCCCTGCTCGGCGAGCGGCTCACGGCCACGACCGCGGCCGGCACCCTGCTCCTGCTCGGCGCCGTCGCGGGCCTCGCGGTGAGTGAGGCACGCGACGGCCGGGAGCCGGCGCCGGTCCACCTGCCGGAGACTCAGAGGGACTTCAGGTAG